TCGGTCATAAGATTCAAGGTCTGAAAAACATGAAGGAAGCTTATCGTCCCGAGATATTTGATAAAAAACGCCTTGATGTCATTGTAAATATCGATGATGAAGACGCCTTTGAAATGACAAGACGCCTTGCAAAAGAAGAAGGTCTCTTTGTCGGGATGAGCAGCGGCGCCGCCATGGTGATCGCTCGCAACCAGGCCGAAATCATAGCCGAAGGTGTGATTGTTGTGATCTTTCCGGACGGGGGCGAACGGTATCTCAGCACCCCGCTATTTGAAGTTCGGGAAAAGGTCGGCCTGAAGCTGTTCAACAGCATGGGAAGAACCAAGGAATTGTTTGAATCGATCCGGCCGGGCAGCGTTGCCATGTTTTCATGCGGCCCGACGGCGCATGCCCGCATGCACGCGGGAGAATGCCGGCGGTTTGTTTTTTCAGACCTGCTGTGCCGCTACCTCGAATACAAAGGGTATGCGGTAACCCATGTCATGAATATTACCGACCTGGACGACAAAACCATTGACGGTTCTGAAAAAGCAGGTCTGGATCCGACCGAATTTGGCGCCAAGAATATCGAGTGGATTAAAAAGGATCTGGATGCCCTGGGAGTCAAGCCCGCTTCGAATTATCCCCTGACGAGCCAGCATGTTGATGACATGGTGCTGCTGGCTGAAAAACTGGTAAAAAAAGGGTTTGCCTACGAAAAACTCCGCAGCCTGTATTTTGACATTTCCCGATTTTCAGACTACGGCAAACTGTCCGGCATTGATATTGACAAAATAAGACTCGGGGCCACCGTAGATCTGGATGAATATGAAAAGGACAATCCCAGGGATTTCACCCTGCTGAAAAGATCAAAACTTTCCGAACTGAAACGGGGAATATACACGAAGACCGACTGGGGCAACGTCCGCCCTTCCTGGCACATTCAGGGTGTGGCCATGGCCATGAAGTATCTTGGCGAGAGCTATGATATTCACACCAGCAGCCGGGAGCTTGTATTTCCTCACAACGAAAATGAACTGGCGATTGCCGCCGCGGCCACAGGGAAGCCCCTGGCCAAGTACTGGGTCCATTGCGACCGCGTCCTGGTCGCAGGCAAAAAGATAGATGAACATGGCAGCGGACTTACCTTCAGCGATCTGACAAGCCTGGGCTATCCCGGGCGGGAGATCCGGTACTGGCTGCTATCGGTCCATTACCGCAAACCGGTTATGTTTACCAAAAGCCGGCTTGAGGATGCCAAACATTCCCTGAAACGGCTGGATACCTGCATCCAGACCT
This portion of the Candidatus Desulfatibia profunda genome encodes:
- a CDS encoding cysteine--tRNA ligase codes for the protein MSYSILDTIGHTPLVEIRHLNPNPKVKILAKLEYFNPGGSIKDRIALSMIEAAEKSGELTPAKTVIEATSGNTGIGLAMVCGVKGYKLLLTMSEAASVERQKILRARGAEILLTPGHLGTDGAIEEVYRLARENPEAYFMADQFNNDANWQAHYYGTAQEIWEQTDGKVSMVVATLGTSGTIMGIARRLKEYNPDIKIVGVEPYLGHKIQGLKNMKEAYRPEIFDKKRLDVIVNIDDEDAFEMTRRLAKEEGLFVGMSSGAAMVIARNQAEIIAEGVIVVIFPDGGERYLSTPLFEVREKVGLKLFNSMGRTKELFESIRPGSVAMFSCGPTAHARMHAGECRRFVFSDLLCRYLEYKGYAVTHVMNITDLDDKTIDGSEKAGLDPTEFGAKNIEWIKKDLDALGVKPASNYPLTSQHVDDMVLLAEKLVKKGFAYEKLRSLYFDISRFSDYGKLSGIDIDKIRLGATVDLDEYEKDNPRDFTLLKRSKLSELKRGIYTKTDWGNVRPSWHIQGVAMAMKYLGESYDIHTSSRELVFPHNENELAIAAAATGKPLAKYWVHCDRVLVAGKKIDEHGSGLTFSDLTSLGYPGREIRYWLLSVHYRKPVMFTKSRLEDAKHSLKRLDTCIQTLGNVKAGALAYLELDQLLYDLKQGFTSAMDDDLNISAALASIFKIVKRLNKLTLENRLDQGGALKVIDAFRNIDSVLNIFSFEDKIDDPEVQRLIKERDKARSEKNWELADKIRDRLRQRGVAVKDTKIGE